A genomic stretch from Bacillota bacterium includes:
- the rplI gene encoding 50S ribosomal protein L9 gives MKVILQADVPGLGKRGEVVEVSEGYARNYLLPRRLAQEASPGALRAARHLAQEKQKKADREQEQARRQAARMEGRLVTVRARAGEGGKLFGSVTARDVADAVAAQFGFEVDRRRVLLEEPIKAVGTYPVRIHLYPGIDATVQVRVIPE, from the coding sequence GTGAAGGTGATCCTGCAGGCGGACGTGCCTGGGCTGGGCAAGCGCGGCGAGGTAGTGGAGGTTTCGGAGGGGTACGCCCGCAACTACCTGCTGCCCCGCCGGCTGGCGCAGGAGGCGTCCCCGGGGGCGTTGCGGGCAGCCCGGCACCTGGCACAGGAAAAGCAGAAGAAGGCGGACAGGGAGCAGGAACAGGCACGCCGGCAGGCCGCCCGTATGGAGGGCAGGCTGGTGACGGTCAGGGCGCGCGCCGGCGAAGGGGGCAAGCTGTTCGGTTCCGTAACCGCCCGCGATGTGGCAGACGCCGTCGCGGCCCAGTTCGGATTTGAGGTTGACCGGCGCCGGGTGTTGCTGGAAGAACCCATCAAGGCTGTGGGCACCTATCCCGTGAGAATCCACCTGTACCCCGGCATCGATGCCACCGTCCAGGTGCGGGTGATACCGGAGTAG
- a CDS encoding YybS family protein, whose protein sequence is MALVQAGLRGLAEGALMAALCVVLGLSAYYIPVLGVAAVLVGPVPIVVACLRHGPRIAILAAVVAGILLGAFLGAMQGLVMGFGFGSMGLALGMGFSRQAPPFTTVLWGSLAVASASTLSLGLGFLFLHISPVQTIEQMFQAYESASELWGRLGAAGMQEQARTMVAMMRQSFALLWPAAFAGAFVMAAAINWAVARAILRRLGYRVPDPAPFAQWRVPRWLLIPFLLAWAAMAAASYYRLDWLYRLGTNVNMLLMLVMAVEGAAVAFGFLRRWFGGRAGLVLAGIVIMIPGLAWPLIVWLGVFDLLFDYRRLANPAPGRG, encoded by the coding sequence ATGGCATTGGTGCAGGCAGGTTTGCGGGGATTGGCCGAGGGTGCCCTTATGGCCGCTCTTTGCGTGGTGCTGGGGCTTTCCGCCTACTACATCCCCGTCCTGGGAGTGGCGGCGGTGCTGGTGGGTCCCGTGCCCATCGTGGTGGCCTGCCTCCGCCACGGTCCTCGCATTGCCATCCTGGCCGCCGTGGTGGCTGGCATCCTGCTGGGAGCCTTCCTGGGGGCAATGCAGGGACTGGTCATGGGCTTCGGCTTCGGGAGCATGGGTCTGGCCCTGGGGATGGGATTTTCCCGGCAGGCGCCCCCGTTCACCACGGTACTGTGGGGCTCTCTGGCTGTGGCCAGTGCCTCAACGCTTTCCCTGGGGTTGGGATTCCTCTTCTTGCACATATCTCCCGTGCAGACGATAGAGCAGATGTTCCAGGCATACGAGAGTGCCAGCGAACTGTGGGGGCGGCTGGGGGCTGCCGGGATGCAGGAGCAGGCGCGCACCATGGTGGCCATGATGCGGCAGTCTTTCGCGCTGCTTTGGCCTGCCGCCTTCGCGGGTGCGTTCGTGATGGCGGCTGCCATCAACTGGGCGGTGGCGAGGGCTATCCTCCGCCGGCTGGGATACCGGGTTCCCGATCCGGCCCCCTTTGCGCAATGGCGGGTCCCCCGCTGGCTGCTCATACCGTTCCTGCTCGCCTGGGCGGCCATGGCGGCCGCATCGTACTACCGCCTCGACTGGCTGTACCGGCTGGGGACCAACGTGAACATGCTGCTCATGCTGGTCATGGCGGTGGAAGGTGCCGCGGTGGCGTTTGGCTTCTTGCGACGCTGGTTTGGGGGACGCGCCGGGCTGGTGCTGGCCGGCATCGTGATTATGATACCCGGACTGGCATGGCCGCTCATCGTGTGGCTGGGTGTGTTCGATCTTCTCTTTGACTACCGTCGATTGGCCAATCCCGCCCCCGGGAGGGGGTGA
- the rpsR gene encoding 30S ribosomal protein S18, translating to MAKRDKGRKRKRKVCAFCVDKIERVDYKDVSRLRRYLTERGKIIPKRISGNCARHQRQLTLAIKRARNVALLPFTVE from the coding sequence TTGGCCAAGAGGGATAAGGGACGTAAGCGGAAGCGCAAGGTGTGCGCATTCTGCGTGGATAAGATCGAGAGGGTCGACTACAAGGACGTATCCCGGCTGCGTCGCTACCTTACGGAGCGGGGCAAGATTATTCCCAAGCGCATCTCGGGCAACTGTGCCCGTCACCAGCGTCAGTTGACGCTGGCGATCAAGCGGGCCCGTAACGTGGCCCTGCTTCCATTCACGGTGGAGTAG
- the ssb gene encoding single-stranded DNA-binding protein, with amino-acid sequence MLNRVILIGRLTRDPELRILPSGVPVASFTLAVDRPFTNQQGERETDFIDIVVWRKQAETVSNHLSKGRLVAVEGRLQVRTYETQDGQKRKVAEVVADTVRFLDRPRDVLAESSGIPDVAIEGAEGSAFGQEG; translated from the coding sequence GTGCTCAACCGCGTCATCCTCATCGGACGGCTGACGCGAGATCCGGAACTTCGCATCCTGCCCAGCGGGGTGCCCGTGGCCAGCTTTACGCTGGCGGTAGACCGTCCTTTCACCAACCAGCAGGGCGAGCGGGAGACCGACTTCATCGACATTGTGGTCTGGCGCAAGCAGGCCGAAACCGTATCCAATCACCTCAGCAAGGGACGCCTGGTCGCTGTGGAAGGACGGCTTCAGGTGCGAACGTACGAGACTCAGGATGGGCAGAAGCGCAAGGTGGCAGAAGTTGTCGCCGATACGGTAAGATTCCTTGACCGGCCGCGCGATGTGCTGGCGGAGTCGTCAGGCATCCCGGACGTGGCAATCGAAGGAGCGGAGGGATCGGCGTTTGGCCAAGAGGGATAA
- the rpsF gene encoding 30S ribosomal protein S6: MAYPYEVMFILRPDLDEEATAAAIDRIAGVITGQGGKVEKVDRWGKRKLAYEIKGYQDGFYSVMEFEGTPDVAKELDRVLRISDEVIRSLIVRRDEP, translated from the coding sequence GTGGCATACCCCTACGAGGTGATGTTCATCCTCCGGCCCGACCTGGACGAAGAGGCTACGGCGGCCGCTATTGACAGGATCGCCGGCGTTATCACGGGCCAGGGCGGAAAAGTCGAGAAGGTGGACAGGTGGGGGAAGCGGAAGCTGGCGTATGAGATCAAGGGTTACCAGGATGGCTTCTACTCGGTGATGGAGTTCGAGGGCACCCCCGACGTAGCCAAAGAACTGGACCGCGTCCTCAGAATCTCCGATGAGGTCATCCGGAGCCTGATCGTGCGGCGGGACGAGCCATGA
- a CDS encoding DUF6485 family protein — protein sequence MVEGAKCNLEANRGKCTCTYEPCSRKGRCCECISYHWAHRELPGCLFPPEVERTYDRSLRRFLRTYAG from the coding sequence ATGGTCGAAGGCGCAAAGTGCAATCTGGAGGCCAACCGGGGCAAATGTACCTGCACGTACGAGCCGTGTTCCCGTAAGGGCCGCTGTTGTGAATGCATCAGTTACCACTGGGCCCACCGGGAACTCCCAGGGTGCCTATTCCCGCCCGAAGTGGAAAGGACGTACGACCGGTCACTGCGCAGGTTCCTCAGGACCTACGCCGGCTGA
- the ychF gene encoding redox-regulated ATPase YchF, with translation MGYSCGLVGLPNAGKSTLFRALTGVAAEVGNYPFTTIAPQRGQVPVEDARLGRIAALVGSARATPAVVEVVDVAGLVEGASQGQGLGNRFLAHIREVDALFHVVRCFGDPNVVHVTGEISPRRDAELVDAELMLADLETLGRYEVKLASLVKTQEAKWKEEAAQAGLLRESLGKGVPARLVPDQGAQALARRLNLLSAKPVLYVANVGEGEDIPTDLADYAARQRAPVHAFAARLEAELTELDSGERAAMLQDLGWPADAAQGLVQAGYRLLGLITFFTANENECRARAVPRGTTAVEAAARVHTDMARGFIRAEVITASDLLGAGSYQAARDQGLVRSEGRDYRVQDGDVIFFRFQR, from the coding sequence GTGGGGTACTCTTGTGGTCTGGTCGGACTGCCCAACGCGGGCAAGAGCACGCTTTTTCGTGCCCTCACCGGCGTGGCGGCCGAAGTGGGTAACTACCCCTTCACCACCATCGCCCCTCAACGGGGTCAGGTTCCGGTCGAAGACGCGCGGCTGGGCCGCATCGCGGCCCTGGTGGGGTCGGCCCGAGCCACACCCGCGGTAGTGGAAGTGGTGGACGTTGCTGGCCTGGTGGAGGGTGCCAGCCAGGGGCAGGGACTTGGCAATCGCTTCCTTGCCCACATCAGGGAAGTGGATGCCCTGTTTCACGTGGTACGTTGCTTCGGCGATCCCAACGTAGTCCACGTCACCGGCGAAATCTCTCCTCGCCGCGACGCCGAACTGGTTGACGCCGAACTCATGCTGGCGGACCTGGAAACACTGGGCCGGTACGAGGTGAAGCTGGCCTCGCTGGTCAAGACGCAGGAGGCGAAGTGGAAGGAGGAGGCTGCCCAGGCAGGCCTCCTGCGGGAATCGCTGGGGAAAGGAGTGCCGGCTCGCCTGGTGCCGGACCAGGGGGCGCAGGCCCTGGCGCGTCGACTGAATCTGCTCTCGGCAAAACCCGTCCTGTACGTGGCCAACGTGGGGGAAGGAGAGGATATCCCCACCGACCTGGCCGACTATGCTGCCCGGCAGCGGGCGCCCGTTCATGCCTTTGCCGCCCGCCTGGAGGCGGAACTGACCGAGCTGGATTCCGGGGAGCGCGCCGCCATGCTGCAAGACCTGGGATGGCCGGCGGACGCGGCGCAAGGGCTGGTGCAGGCGGGTTACCGCCTGCTGGGTCTCATCACCTTTTTTACCGCCAACGAGAACGAGTGCCGGGCCCGCGCTGTCCCCAGGGGAACCACGGCGGTGGAAGCGGCCGCACGCGTGCATACCGACATGGCCAGGGGGTTCATCCGGGCTGAGGTGATTACCGCTTCCGACCTGCTGGGGGCGGGTTCTTACCAGGCGGCGCGCGATCAGGGTCTGGTGCGTTCGGAAGGCCGCGATTACCGGGTGCAGGACGGGGACGTCATCTTCTTCCGCTTCCAGCGGTGA
- a CDS encoding DUF951 domain-containing protein produces MTRYHVGDVVRLRKAHPCGSDRWEIIRTGIDFGLRCLGCGRYVMIPRRRFERSVKEVLDPSSGGPGAGP; encoded by the coding sequence GTGACCAGGTATCACGTGGGTGACGTGGTGCGGCTCCGCAAGGCCCACCCGTGTGGTAGCGATCGCTGGGAGATCATCCGCACTGGCATCGACTTTGGATTGCGCTGCCTGGGGTGCGGCCGCTACGTCATGATACCGCGGCGGCGCTTCGAGCGCTCTGTGAAGGAAGTGCTGGATCCCTCGTCCGGAGGACCGGGCGCTGGGCCCTAA